One window from the genome of Sphaerotilus microaerophilus encodes:
- a CDS encoding flagellar biosynthesis protein yields MSYPPRFRRTMPADQADGLRRLFSTRAARFVPVVSNPFIAHGGVLIERLCSVLEEMDLDTLLVDASERGGPPRELASFDLSEGIEPLSQRVSYLAARGLPVRWVDSRGSTRAFLDAVVDAAPSSQVVLVLGTAVDLVRLFGRGDEGLSRPRPVVLCDERPESMKHAYAAMKLFAQRADWLSHDLLMCSPPEFPQGEMVASRLAYCADHFLGGVQHAAVQVDPAEPPTAAPSRSLVRLVEGLLESAAACTASDDMVCGSQRAALPSPRQAYL; encoded by the coding sequence ATGTCCTACCCGCCTCGCTTTCGTCGCACCATGCCGGCCGACCAGGCCGACGGACTGCGCCGTCTGTTCTCCACCCGCGCGGCCCGCTTCGTGCCGGTGGTTTCCAACCCCTTCATCGCCCACGGCGGCGTGCTGATCGAGCGCCTGTGCAGCGTGCTGGAGGAGATGGACCTCGATACCCTGCTGGTGGACGCCTCCGAGCGTGGCGGCCCGCCACGCGAGCTGGCCAGCTTCGACCTCTCCGAGGGGATCGAACCGCTGTCGCAGCGGGTGTCCTACCTCGCTGCGCGCGGCCTGCCGGTGCGCTGGGTGGACAGCCGGGGCTCGACCCGGGCCTTCCTCGATGCGGTGGTGGACGCCGCACCCTCCAGTCAGGTCGTGCTGGTGCTTGGCACCGCGGTGGACCTGGTGCGCCTGTTCGGTCGCGGTGACGAGGGCCTGTCGCGCCCGCGCCCGGTGGTGCTCTGCGACGAGCGGCCCGAGTCGATGAAGCATGCCTACGCCGCCATGAAGCTGTTCGCCCAGCGGGCCGACTGGCTGTCCCACGACCTGCTGATGTGCTCGCCGCCGGAATTCCCGCAAGGGGAGATGGTGGCTTCGCGCCTTGCTTATTGCGCCGATCATTTCCTGGGCGGGGTGCAACATGCCGCTGTGCAGGTTGATCCGGCTGAGCCGCCCACCGCCGCGCCCTCGCGGTCGCTGGTGCGCCTCGTCGAAGGCCTGCTGGAAAGTGCCGCGGCCTGCACCGCGAGCGACGACATGGTCTGCGGCAGCCAGCGTGCCGCCCTGCCTTCGCCGCGCCAGGCCTACCTCTGA